In a single window of the Pontibacter russatus genome:
- a CDS encoding sensor histidine kinase, protein MNRKYTPLFLLILSLLSFLATAALYFNVAYKAPDIDHKAELAAMVVQIQEEVDKAQQNAKLIGSRLNDRSVFFTSLLQQCHYPMFIYRGGSLVFWSDHTIAPSLDLPASADRLVAISNRHGSFLVVPYRAGSYNIKAYIPLQQDNSSDGGGAEPGSGILKSRQVSLVWDPSANLPKIYSRQGDFLFAVAFSQPEGQSPLDTLQLLLLLAGSVFFVLFSAAVAKRYMRRGRYSTGILLFLGLLVVFRGLLLLFDLPFSIAEVRLFDPKLYAASFWSPSIGDLALNMLLLVTVAGSGLYLFVRNRVPAQLLVTPKRQRRLLLVGCMGVFYLLLLLLYQFYFNIYHNTPLALDVSRSLDFTKYKLLLYGVMLFHTIALCIFTYMLATAVSVLVQREEKLWVYQVLLGVAIVPALLSLSVFRGLTVVTFTGFLFWLVIILAAQYRNAVSLAYRTYLFFFLVVIVSAAVGAMALYSHYHSELKLYKQEFAYNMLQDNDVLGEYLLEEEVAGRIASDAVIQMQMMGPYVDASLIKRKIMRQYLPSYFDKYEVNVMLFDSEGNALESADTTATTLRELRRRFDTPQSQTEHEDLFLLKEPTRYNARVYLKLIEVPIYNMQKGGTIALQLTLKKLLPNSVVPELLVDQRYEQPFRRDMLSYAFYSDGKLQYSEGDYDYATNFNRGLLQRPELYRQGTNLDNFHHFGVHSSNGQTLVITTEKYGSSEVLSNFSFLFLLFVAGLMLCGLLYLLLQRHRLREFSPNFSTKIQIFLNFGILLPLLMVSIATAGLVTASYKKDLMETYEQRGEAVQQALTQQLSRRPLQSRRQLENRISEIAAISGTDINLYDRHGRLLVTSQPLIFETGLLSNLMNPYAFAAISERQALRVLLEEQTSNLSFNAIYLPLREEEISGELMGFIGIPFFDSEKELDLKLIELITTTMKIFTVMFITFMVLTFFASRTLTVPLRMLADKLKRTSLTGKNEMLAYEGADEIGMLVNEYNRMLLTLEQNKQDLAMREKEAAWREMARQVAHEIKNPLTPMKLSLQYLQKAISEKRPNAEQLIEKISHTLITQINILSDIATSFSSFTNMPEPNPEPMDIAAALHKAVDLHNDPATAVLKKCIPEEEVIVKADESLMVRTFNNLLLNAIQAVPTTRRPHIEVKLEKQGDKEALISIKDNGSGIPKEIRGKVFIPNFSTKYTGSGIGLAVAKRGIENAGGRIWFETEEGKGTTFYIALPLA, encoded by the coding sequence TTGAACCGGAAATACACCCCTTTGTTCCTGTTGATATTGTCGCTGCTGAGCTTTCTGGCCACAGCCGCGCTTTATTTCAATGTAGCTTACAAAGCGCCCGACATTGACCACAAGGCCGAGCTAGCCGCCATGGTGGTGCAGATACAGGAGGAAGTTGACAAGGCGCAGCAGAACGCCAAACTTATCGGGAGCCGGCTGAACGACCGCAGCGTCTTCTTCACGTCTCTGCTGCAGCAGTGCCACTACCCGATGTTTATATACAGGGGTGGCAGCCTCGTCTTCTGGTCAGACCATACCATCGCCCCTTCCCTCGACCTTCCCGCTTCGGCAGACCGGCTGGTGGCAATAAGCAACCGGCACGGAAGCTTTCTGGTGGTCCCGTACCGGGCAGGGTCATATAACATAAAAGCATATATCCCGCTGCAGCAGGACAACAGCAGTGACGGTGGGGGCGCTGAGCCGGGAAGTGGGATTCTGAAAAGCAGGCAGGTGAGCCTGGTGTGGGACCCCTCGGCCAACCTCCCGAAGATCTACAGCAGGCAGGGGGATTTCCTGTTTGCCGTAGCCTTCTCCCAGCCCGAAGGGCAGTCGCCCCTCGACACGTTGCAACTGCTGCTCCTGCTGGCGGGGTCGGTGTTCTTCGTCCTGTTTAGTGCGGCTGTGGCGAAACGCTATATGCGCCGGGGCCGGTACAGCACGGGAATCCTGCTGTTCCTGGGGTTGCTGGTCGTGTTCCGGGGCTTGCTGCTGCTCTTCGACCTGCCTTTCTCTATTGCCGAAGTTCGGCTTTTCGACCCAAAACTATATGCGGCCTCCTTCTGGTCGCCCTCCATCGGCGACCTGGCCCTGAACATGCTGCTGCTGGTGACGGTGGCAGGCTCCGGCCTGTACCTGTTTGTCCGCAACAGGGTGCCGGCGCAGTTGCTTGTCACACCCAAAAGGCAGCGCCGTTTGCTGCTGGTCGGGTGTATGGGCGTGTTCTACCTGCTGCTGCTGCTGCTCTACCAGTTTTACTTCAACATATACCACAACACACCGCTGGCCCTGGATGTCAGCCGCTCCTTGGACTTCACAAAATACAAGTTGCTGCTGTACGGGGTCATGCTGTTCCATACCATTGCCCTGTGCATCTTCACCTATATGCTGGCCACGGCGGTGTCGGTGCTGGTGCAGAGAGAAGAAAAGCTGTGGGTCTACCAGGTGCTGTTGGGGGTGGCGATTGTTCCGGCGCTGCTATCCCTGTCGGTTTTCCGGGGGCTAACGGTTGTTACGTTTACAGGCTTCCTGTTCTGGCTCGTCATTATACTGGCGGCACAGTACCGCAACGCCGTGAGCCTCGCCTACCGCACCTACCTGTTCTTCTTCCTGGTGGTCATCGTTAGCGCGGCGGTCGGGGCCATGGCCCTGTATAGCCACTACCACAGCGAGCTGAAGCTGTATAAGCAGGAGTTCGCCTACAACATGCTGCAGGACAACGATGTGCTGGGGGAGTACCTGCTGGAAGAGGAAGTAGCCGGGAGAATCGCCTCCGATGCCGTTATTCAGATGCAGATGATGGGCCCTTATGTGGATGCCTCGCTCATCAAGCGCAAAATAATGCGGCAGTACCTGCCCAGCTACTTCGACAAATATGAGGTGAACGTGATGCTGTTCGACAGCGAGGGGAACGCCCTGGAAAGCGCCGACACCACGGCCACCACCCTGCGGGAGCTCCGCAGGCGCTTCGACACGCCGCAGTCGCAGACGGAGCATGAGGATCTCTTCCTGCTCAAGGAGCCCACCCGCTACAATGCCCGCGTGTACCTGAAGCTGATTGAGGTGCCGATATATAACATGCAGAAGGGCGGCACGATTGCCCTGCAGCTGACCCTGAAAAAACTGCTGCCGAACAGTGTGGTGCCCGAACTGCTGGTCGACCAGCGGTATGAGCAGCCCTTCCGCCGCGACATGCTGAGCTACGCCTTCTACAGCGACGGCAAACTACAGTACAGCGAGGGCGACTACGACTACGCCACCAACTTTAACCGGGGCCTGCTGCAGCGGCCGGAACTGTACCGGCAGGGCACCAACCTCGATAATTTCCATCATTTCGGGGTACACAGCAGCAACGGGCAAACGCTCGTTATCACCACCGAAAAGTACGGCTCATCAGAAGTCCTCTCTAATTTCTCGTTCCTGTTCCTGCTGTTTGTGGCGGGCCTGATGCTGTGCGGGCTCCTATACCTCCTGCTGCAGCGCCACCGGCTGCGGGAGTTCAGCCCCAACTTCAGCACCAAAATCCAGATATTCCTCAATTTCGGTATTCTGCTGCCCTTGCTGATGGTGAGCATCGCCACTGCCGGTCTGGTGACGGCCTCCTACAAAAAAGACCTGATGGAGACATATGAGCAGCGCGGCGAGGCGGTGCAGCAGGCCCTGACGCAGCAATTGAGCAGGCGGCCGCTGCAGAGCCGGCGCCAGCTGGAGAACAGGATATCGGAGATAGCGGCCATATCCGGGACGGACATCAACCTGTACGACCGCCACGGCCGCCTGCTGGTGACAAGCCAGCCCCTGATATTTGAAACCGGCCTGCTGTCGAACCTGATGAACCCCTACGCCTTCGCGGCCATCTCGGAGCGGCAGGCCCTGCGGGTGCTGCTGGAGGAACAGACCAGCAACCTCTCGTTCAACGCCATCTACCTGCCGCTCCGCGAGGAGGAGATTTCCGGCGAGCTGATGGGCTTTATCGGCATTCCCTTCTTCGACTCCGAGAAGGAGCTCGACCTGAAGCTGATAGAGCTGATCACCACCACCATGAAGATTTTCACGGTCATGTTCATCACCTTTATGGTACTCACCTTCTTCGCCTCGCGCACGCTCACGGTGCCCCTGCGCATGCTGGCCGACAAGCTGAAGCGCACCTCGCTGACAGGGAAAAACGAGATGCTGGCTTATGAGGGGGCGGATGAGATTGGGATGCTGGTAAACGAGTACAACCGCATGCTGCTCACGCTGGAGCAGAACAAGCAGGACCTGGCCATGCGGGAGAAGGAGGCGGCCTGGCGCGAGATGGCACGGCAGGTGGCCCATGAAATCAAGAACCCGCTCACGCCGATGAAGCTCTCGCTGCAGTACCTGCAGAAGGCCATATCTGAGAAGCGCCCGAACGCAGAGCAGTTGATTGAGAAAATCTCCCACACGCTCATCACCCAGATTAACATACTCAGCGACATCGCCACCTCGTTCTCCAGTTTTACGAACATGCCGGAGCCCAATCCGGAGCCGATGGACATTGCCGCCGCCCTGCACAAGGCTGTTGACCTGCACAACGACCCGGCCACAGCCGTGCTGAAGAAGTGCATTCCGGAGGAGGAGGTAATTGTGAAGGCCGACGAGAGCCTGATGGTGCGCACCTTCAACAACCTGCTGCTGAACGCGATACAGGCTGTGCCGACTACCCGCAGGCCCCATATAGAGGTGAAGTTAGAGAAGCAGGGCGATAAAGAGGCGCTGATCTCCATCAAAGACAACGGCAGTGGCATACCGAAGGAGATTCGCGGCAAAGTTTTTATTCCAAATTTCAGCACCAAGTACACCGGATCGGGCATTGGCCTGGCCGTTGCCAAGCGTGGCATCGAGAATGCGGGGGGGCGCATATGGTTTGAGACAGAGGAGGGGAAAGGCACCACGTTTTATATTGCCTTGCCGCTGGCGTAG
- a CDS encoding DUF983 domain-containing protein, with the protein MSQPSRFEAILACRCPRCRQGDVFTHSFLNLRKFDSMYERCPVCGLYYEVELGLFWGAMYISYGFSVVIVLVVGVLLYYLANDPPMWVYLATVAAIVILSTTLLFRYARILMLYFFSGIRYDPDSVNR; encoded by the coding sequence GTGAGCCAACCCTCCAGGTTTGAGGCCATTCTGGCCTGCCGGTGCCCCCGGTGCAGGCAGGGGGATGTATTTACGCATTCATTCCTGAACCTGCGCAAATTCGACAGCATGTATGAGCGCTGCCCGGTGTGCGGCCTCTACTACGAAGTGGAGCTTGGTCTGTTCTGGGGAGCCATGTACATCAGCTACGGCTTCTCGGTGGTTATCGTGCTGGTGGTGGGCGTGTTGCTTTACTACCTCGCCAACGACCCGCCCATGTGGGTGTACCTCGCCACAGTTGCCGCCATCGTCATTCTCTCCACCACGCTTCTCTTTCGGTATGCCCGCATCCTGATGCTGTACTTCTTTTCAGGGATCAGGTACGACCCGGACAGTGTCAATCGGTAG
- a CDS encoding DUF420 domain-containing protein has product MNTVRADNDKLASSRDRKFLTLIAVLSVAVPVTIALLFFMPKEGGAAADVSWLPGFYASINSLTAVVLVVGYISVRRQNIRAHRAAMLTAFGLSCIFLVSYVTYHFLGERTTYGGEGALKYIYYFILLTHIVLSVAIVPLVLLSVYFGISNQLRRHRRISRWTFPIWLYVAVTGVLVYLLISPYYT; this is encoded by the coding sequence ATGAATACGGTAAGAGCAGATAACGATAAACTGGCGAGCAGCCGGGACAGGAAGTTCCTGACACTGATTGCAGTGCTGTCTGTAGCGGTGCCGGTGACGATTGCGCTGCTCTTTTTTATGCCGAAAGAAGGCGGGGCTGCGGCAGACGTGTCGTGGCTGCCGGGCTTCTACGCCAGCATCAACTCTCTCACAGCCGTCGTGCTGGTGGTGGGGTATATAAGTGTCAGGCGCCAGAACATCAGGGCGCACCGGGCGGCCATGCTCACGGCCTTCGGGCTGTCCTGTATCTTTCTGGTGTCGTACGTCACCTACCACTTCCTGGGCGAGCGCACTACCTATGGCGGTGAGGGCGCACTGAAGTATATATACTACTTCATCCTCCTGACACACATCGTACTGTCCGTGGCCATTGTGCCGCTGGTGCTGCTGTCTGTTTACTTCGGCATCAGCAACCAACTGAGGCGCCACCGGCGCATTTCCCGCTGGACGTTCCCTATATGGCTTTACGTGGCTGTAACCGGGGTTTTGGTCTATCTGCTGATATCGCCGTATTATACTTAA
- a CDS encoding SCO family protein — MPLLIFAFISIFGTHHFTLRTYFPKVDASGEVQYTASGDTVFQQVPDFSLVSSQGGPFTASDLEGNITVVHFFDTASPELQEISSQLVRLQEKFGEYPEVEIVSISIDPEHDSAAVLQQYASIYGAKENKWHVLTGDRQEINELAQQGFGLPLGKQRVLVTDRLMLLDKEGKVRGIYKGTDEKEIERLVTEINVLRDEYGKSR; from the coding sequence GTGCCTCTTCTTATTTTCGCCTTTATCAGCATTTTCGGCACGCACCATTTCACCCTCAGAACTTATTTCCCCAAAGTGGATGCGTCGGGGGAGGTGCAGTATACCGCCAGCGGCGACACGGTTTTTCAGCAGGTGCCGGACTTTTCACTTGTCTCGAGCCAGGGAGGACCGTTCACAGCTTCGGATCTGGAGGGCAATATCACCGTCGTTCATTTCTTCGACACCGCCAGCCCGGAGCTTCAGGAAATCTCCTCGCAACTGGTTCGGCTGCAGGAGAAGTTTGGGGAATACCCGGAGGTGGAGATCGTCTCCATCAGCATAGACCCGGAGCACGACAGCGCAGCGGTGCTGCAGCAGTACGCCTCCATATATGGCGCAAAAGAAAATAAGTGGCACGTGCTGACCGGCGACAGGCAGGAAATAAATGAGCTGGCGCAGCAGGGTTTTGGGCTGCCGCTGGGGAAGCAGCGCGTGCTGGTGACCGACAGGCTGATGCTGCTGGACAAGGAAGGAAAGGTGAGGGGCATCTACAAGGGCACCGACGAGAAAGAAATAGAACGGTTAGTGACAGAGATAAACGTTTTGCGGGATGAATACGGTAAGAGCAGATAA
- a CDS encoding cytochrome C oxidase subunit IV family protein: protein MAMHHSDNDMHHTGEIPKAQTKAIWRTFVILVAITALEFVFAFFMEPGTTRNVIFIILTLFKAFYIVAEFMHLKHETKALIWTIIIPLALIVWLMVALIAEGSYYYESITNYFE from the coding sequence ATGGCGATGCACCATTCCGACAACGACATGCACCACACTGGTGAAATTCCTAAGGCACAGACCAAGGCCATCTGGAGAACATTTGTAATACTCGTAGCGATTACGGCACTTGAGTTCGTGTTTGCCTTCTTTATGGAGCCCGGCACCACGCGCAACGTCATCTTCATTATCCTGACGCTTTTCAAGGCGTTTTATATAGTGGCGGAGTTTATGCACCTGAAGCATGAGACCAAGGCGCTTATCTGGACAATCATTATCCCCCTGGCCCTGATTGTGTGGCTGATGGTGGCCCTGATTGCAGAAGGCAGCTATTATTACGAGTCGATCACGAACTACTTCGAATAA
- a CDS encoding cytochrome c oxidase subunit 3, which produces MSTSSTLEKPNTGTWDGGNEPLKASYGKLMMWFFLLSDAFTFGAFLIVYGLSRHTHLPYTGEAEAFTFSQQWWPIPEKVFNAFPGFHGVDLPLAFVALMTMILILSSVTMVLAVEAGHRMDKNDVQKWLLWTILFGGTFLGCQAWEWSHFIAGTEEGLLLADGTRIFGANLTVNQYGPPLFADLFFFITGFHGTHVFTGFILLIIAFISTVNGVYHKRGHYEMVEKIGLYWHFVDLVWVFVFTFFYLI; this is translated from the coding sequence ATGTCTACTTCATCTACGCTGGAAAAACCAAACACAGGTACCTGGGACGGTGGCAATGAGCCTTTGAAGGCGAGCTATGGAAAACTCATGATGTGGTTTTTCCTGCTCTCAGATGCGTTCACGTTTGGCGCTTTTCTGATCGTTTACGGCTTGTCGCGCCACACGCATCTGCCATATACCGGTGAGGCGGAGGCTTTCACGTTCTCCCAGCAGTGGTGGCCCATCCCGGAGAAGGTGTTTAACGCTTTCCCTGGCTTTCATGGCGTAGACCTTCCGCTCGCTTTCGTCGCCCTGATGACCATGATCCTCATCCTGAGTTCCGTGACGATGGTACTGGCAGTGGAGGCGGGGCACCGCATGGACAAAAACGATGTGCAGAAGTGGCTGCTGTGGACAATCCTGTTCGGAGGTACTTTCCTGGGCTGCCAGGCATGGGAGTGGTCTCACTTTATTGCCGGCACAGAGGAAGGGTTGTTGCTGGCCGACGGAACAAGGATTTTCGGCGCTAACCTGACCGTCAACCAGTACGGGCCGCCCCTGTTCGCCGACCTGTTCTTTTTCATCACGGGCTTCCACGGCACCCACGTCTTCACTGGCTTTATTTTGCTGATCATCGCGTTTATCAGCACCGTGAACGGCGTATACCACAAACGTGGGCACTACGAGATGGTGGAAAAGATCGGACTCTACTGGCACTTCGTAGACCTGGTGTGGGTGTTCGTGTTCACATTCTTCTACCTAATCTAA
- a CDS encoding cytochrome c oxidase subunit 3 — MANETLKENDHGAGVHPLKFSLWLIIISIIMMFAAFTSAYIVRRAEGDWLEYDLPSILLINTIVIVLSSVAMQMAYAAAKHNNLQRLKIMLLVTLGLGVAFLVGQWNAWAILVQNNVYFGGSGSNPAGSFLYVLTGVHGFHLITGLIFVCITLASSLKYKVHSKNLLRIQLCTTYWHFLGGLWLYLYIFLRINH, encoded by the coding sequence ATGGCTAACGAAACCTTGAAAGAGAACGATCACGGCGCCGGGGTACACCCGCTAAAGTTCTCGCTGTGGTTGATTATTATAAGTATTATTATGATGTTTGCAGCCTTCACGAGCGCTTACATTGTAAGGAGGGCGGAAGGCGACTGGCTGGAGTATGACCTGCCAAGCATTCTGCTGATAAACACGATTGTGATCGTGCTGAGCAGCGTTGCCATGCAGATGGCTTATGCGGCGGCCAAACACAACAACCTGCAGCGGCTGAAGATCATGCTGCTGGTCACCCTGGGGCTTGGGGTGGCTTTCCTGGTAGGGCAGTGGAACGCCTGGGCGATCCTGGTGCAGAACAATGTCTATTTCGGGGGCAGCGGCAGCAACCCCGCCGGCTCATTTCTGTATGTACTGACGGGCGTGCACGGTTTCCACCTGATAACGGGGCTGATCTTCGTGTGCATCACGTTGGCGAGCAGCCTGAAATACAAGGTGCATTCCAAAAATCTGCTGCGCATCCAATTGTGTACCACCTACTGGCACTTTTTAGGAGGACTTTGGCTATATTTGTATATATTCTTAAGGATAAATCACTAA
- the cyoE gene encoding heme o synthase has protein sequence MAHKAKAYFKLLKFRLSFTVAFSSAIGYILGFPDASYLSIALVMLGGLLVTGAANIINQIIERDLDRMMKRTAKRPLPTGQLSVTEAIVFAVLLGIGGLALLGLYFNLLTAALSLLGLVLYGFVYTPLKRISPICVFVGAIPGGLPPLIGWAAATGVLGAEAWILFGIQFIWQFPHFWAIAWVLDEDYKKAGFKMLPMEGGKNLKTAIQIMIYTLVLIPLSLLPLQFGMTGTTSALIAVVCGVLFLAQTFYLMRTCSKKAAMSIMFGSFLYLPIVQIAFVLDKL, from the coding sequence ATGGCACATAAGGCAAAAGCATATTTCAAACTGCTGAAGTTCAGGCTGAGCTTTACTGTCGCCTTTTCGAGCGCCATCGGATATATACTGGGGTTCCCGGATGCCTCCTATCTTAGCATTGCCCTGGTAATGCTGGGGGGGCTGTTGGTGACAGGCGCCGCCAACATCATCAACCAGATCATCGAGCGCGACCTGGACAGGATGATGAAGCGCACGGCAAAGCGTCCGCTGCCAACGGGGCAACTGTCCGTAACAGAGGCTATTGTGTTTGCGGTGCTGCTGGGCATAGGCGGTCTGGCGCTGTTAGGGCTTTACTTCAACCTGCTGACGGCGGCACTCTCCCTGCTCGGGCTGGTGCTCTACGGCTTCGTATATACGCCGCTGAAGCGCATCAGCCCCATCTGTGTTTTTGTGGGCGCTATACCGGGCGGTTTGCCGCCGCTTATCGGATGGGCGGCAGCCACGGGCGTGCTCGGGGCGGAGGCCTGGATTCTTTTCGGCATTCAGTTTATATGGCAGTTTCCCCACTTCTGGGCTATTGCCTGGGTGCTCGACGAAGATTATAAGAAAGCCGGTTTCAAGATGCTCCCGATGGAGGGCGGCAAGAACCTGAAGACGGCCATCCAGATCATGATATACACCCTAGTGCTGATACCGCTGAGCCTGTTGCCGCTGCAGTTTGGCATGACAGGCACCACCTCCGCGCTGATTGCGGTTGTCTGCGGCGTGCTGTTCCTGGCCCAGACGTTTTACCTGATGCGCACCTGCTCCAAGAAAGCAGCCATGAGCATTATGTTCGGGTCGTTTCTATATCTGCCCATTGTGCAGATAGCCTTTGTATTAGATAAATTGTAA
- a CDS encoding COX15/CtaA family protein, translating into MAQKSFYSKRFINFGLVTVFAVYFLILVGGIVRSTGSGMGCPDWPKCFGNWVPPTDVSQLPEDYLEVYKQKRIEKNEKLAAYLGDMGFEKLSATIFSHPSQYIETEFNLTKTWIEYLNRLVGVLIGIFIFLTVVFAVPYIKHDKTIFYLALVSFLLVGFQGWLGSIVVSTNLLPITITIHMALALVIVAMLQYAVVRAQKRDISGHLSYSPKVNTLLWVLAVATFAQIMLGTQVREEVDLVSFAMNGADRGTWVDKLGMSFYIHRSFSIVVLALHLYVAMLLYRLRNTILTRLTNVMLVLVGVETVIGVVMAYFAIPPVLQPLHLTFGSLLFGVQFQLLILYYYASREALKKPVAIHQSC; encoded by the coding sequence ATGGCTCAAAAGTCATTTTATAGTAAAAGATTCATCAATTTTGGGTTAGTAACAGTGTTTGCTGTTTACTTCCTGATATTAGTCGGAGGGATCGTCCGCAGCACCGGGTCCGGAATGGGATGCCCGGACTGGCCCAAGTGCTTCGGAAACTGGGTTCCTCCGACTGATGTCAGCCAGTTGCCGGAAGATTACCTGGAGGTATACAAACAGAAGCGGATTGAGAAGAATGAGAAACTGGCGGCTTACCTCGGCGACATGGGGTTCGAAAAGCTGTCGGCCACCATATTCTCTCATCCAAGCCAGTACATCGAGACAGAGTTTAACTTAACCAAGACCTGGATCGAGTACCTGAACCGCTTAGTGGGTGTACTGATAGGTATTTTTATTTTCCTGACGGTTGTTTTTGCCGTGCCATATATAAAGCACGACAAGACAATATTCTACCTGGCGCTGGTGAGCTTTTTGCTGGTGGGTTTCCAGGGATGGCTTGGCTCTATCGTCGTTTCCACCAATCTGCTTCCGATAACCATAACAATACATATGGCACTGGCACTGGTAATCGTGGCCATGCTGCAGTATGCGGTTGTGCGCGCTCAGAAGCGGGATATAAGCGGCCACCTTTCGTATTCTCCCAAGGTAAACACATTGCTTTGGGTGCTGGCGGTGGCCACGTTCGCCCAGATTATGCTGGGCACGCAGGTGCGGGAAGAGGTGGACCTGGTGTCGTTCGCGATGAATGGCGCAGACAGAGGCACGTGGGTGGATAAACTGGGGATGAGCTTCTATATACACCGCTCTTTCTCCATCGTTGTGCTGGCCCTGCACTTGTACGTGGCAATGCTGCTCTACCGGCTAAGGAACACCATCCTCACGAGGCTGACGAACGTGATGCTGGTGCTGGTGGGCGTTGAGACTGTCATCGGTGTGGTCATGGCTTATTTCGCCATACCGCCCGTGCTGCAACCACTGCACCTGACTTTCGGCTCCCTGCTCTTCGGCGTCCAGTTCCAGTTGCTGATCTTGTATTATTATGCCTCCCGTGAGGCACTTAAAAAGCCAGTAGCAATTCATCAATCATGTTAG
- a CDS encoding cytochrome c oxidase subunit I has translation MSSTDITINQDVHHPHEEHDHHHDQNFIEKYIFSQDHKVIAKQYLITGIAWAFIGGFLSILFRLQLGWPEATFTFLEPILGGWVENGKLNPEFYLALVTMHGTIMVFFVLTAGLSGTFSNFLIPLQIGARDMASGFMNMLSYWIFFISSVIMFLSLFLETGPAAGGWTVYPPLSALPQAIEGSKGGMTMWLISMALFIVSQLLGGVNYITTVINLRTRGMSMTKLPLTIWAFFITAVLGLLAFPVLFSAALLLIFDRSFGTSFFLSDIFIAGEALAHSGGSAILFQHLFWFLGHPEVYIVIMPAFGIVSEVIATNARKPIFGYRAMIGSLLGIAVLSFVVWAHHMFVTGMNPFLGSVFMFLTLIIAVPSAVKVFNWLATLWRGNIRFTTAMMFAVGFVSLFISGGLTGIILGNSALDIQLHDTYFVIAHFHLVMGAAAFFGMFAGVYHWFPKMFGRMMDDKLGFVHFWLTFVAVYLVFMPMHYIGIAGFPRRYYAWTGFEVFNGFTDMNMFISISAILGFSAQFIFLFNFVYSIFRGRKTTLNPWHSNTLEWTTPVNPGHGNWPGEIPAVYRWPYDYSKPGAVEDYIPQNVPFSQTQSSNLPQERDFE, from the coding sequence ATGTCGAGTACAGATATTACCATCAACCAAGATGTACATCATCCGCACGAGGAGCATGATCATCATCACGACCAAAACTTCATCGAGAAGTACATCTTCAGCCAGGACCATAAAGTAATTGCAAAGCAGTACCTGATAACAGGTATCGCCTGGGCCTTCATCGGTGGCTTCCTTTCAATCCTGTTCCGCCTGCAGTTGGGCTGGCCCGAGGCGACGTTCACCTTCCTGGAGCCGATCCTGGGAGGCTGGGTAGAGAACGGAAAACTTAACCCGGAGTTCTACCTGGCGCTGGTGACCATGCACGGCACCATCATGGTGTTCTTCGTGCTGACGGCGGGCCTCAGTGGCACGTTCAGTAATTTCCTGATACCATTGCAGATCGGTGCCCGCGATATGGCCTCGGGCTTCATGAACATGCTGTCGTACTGGATATTCTTTATTTCCAGTGTTATCATGTTCCTGTCGCTGTTCCTCGAAACAGGTCCCGCGGCCGGTGGCTGGACGGTATACCCGCCGCTGAGCGCGCTGCCTCAGGCAATTGAGGGTTCTAAAGGCGGTATGACGATGTGGCTGATCAGCATGGCCCTGTTCATCGTGTCGCAGTTGCTAGGTGGCGTTAACTATATCACCACGGTCATCAACCTGCGCACCAGGGGCATGTCGATGACGAAGCTGCCCCTTACGATTTGGGCGTTCTTTATTACTGCTGTGCTGGGACTGCTCGCTTTCCCGGTGCTTTTCTCCGCCGCCCTTTTGCTGATCTTCGACCGTAGCTTCGGCACCAGCTTTTTCCTTTCCGACATATTTATAGCAGGGGAGGCCCTGGCACATTCCGGCGGAAGCGCCATTCTTTTCCAGCACCTGTTCTGGTTCCTGGGCCACCCGGAGGTGTATATCGTGATCATGCCTGCTTTTGGTATTGTGTCTGAAGTGATTGCCACTAATGCCCGGAAGCCGATATTTGGCTACAGGGCGATGATCGGCTCGTTGCTGGGTATTGCGGTGCTGTCGTTTGTGGTATGGGCGCACCATATGTTCGTGACAGGCATGAACCCCTTCCTGGGCTCCGTCTTCATGTTCCTGACGCTGATTATTGCGGTGCCGTCGGCTGTGAAGGTCTTCAACTGGCTGGCTACGCTTTGGAGAGGCAATATCCGCTTCACGACCGCCATGATGTTTGCAGTCGGCTTCGTGTCCCTTTTTATATCCGGGGGGCTTACAGGTATCATCCTCGGTAACTCAGCCCTGGACATACAGTTGCACGACACGTACTTTGTCATTGCGCACTTTCACCTGGTGATGGGGGCCGCGGCTTTCTTCGGGATGTTTGCCGGTGTGTACCACTGGTTCCCGAAAATGTTCGGCCGCATGATGGATGACAAACTCGGTTTTGTGCATTTCTGGCTGACTTTCGTTGCCGTGTACCTCGTATTTATGCCAATGCACTATATAGGTATCGCCGGTTTCCCGAGAAGGTACTACGCCTGGACAGGCTTTGAGGTGTTCAACGGCTTTACGGACATGAACATGTTCATCAGTATTTCTGCTATCCTCGGGTTCTCTGCACAGTTCATCTTCCTGTTCAACTTTGTGTACAGCATCTTCCGTGGCCGCAAGACTACCCTGAACCCATGGCACTCCAACACGCTGGAGTGGACCACTCCGGTGAATCCGGGCCACGGCAACTGGCCTGGAGAGATTCCTGCAGTCTACAGATGGCCGTACGACTATAGCAAGCCGGGTGCAGTAGAAGACTATATACCGCAAAACGTACCTTTCTCCCAGACGCAGTCATCCAACCTGCCGCAGGAGAGAGATTTTGAATAA